The Pseudomonas chlororaphis subsp. piscium genome contains the following window.
GACCGGCTTCTTGGCCGCATAGATAGCGTTGGATTCGTGGCTCTCGCTGTGACCGAAGCCATCCAGAATCATCAGGACCAAAGGTTTAGGCGTGGTAGTCATAGATTCCACTCGTGGCTGGATTGGGAGATGTTGGAAAAAGGGAGTGGCAGTTTAAAGCCAAGTTCCATCGGCGTCACCGCCGGGCGGGGTTTGGCCGACCCGGAGGGCTGTGTATACTGGCCGACATTTTAACGCCCTGGAACCTCCTTGATGGTTGCTCACCTGATTCAATTCGCCACTGAACACTACTTGCTCGTCGGCGCCTTCGTCATCTTGCTGGCTCTGTTGATCGCTCACGAGTTGAGCCGCGGTGGCCGCAGCCTCAGCACCCGCGAACTGACCGCGCTGGTCAACAGCGAGCAGGGCGTGGTGATCGATATCCGTCCGTCCAAGGACTTCGCCGCGGGCCATATCGTCGGCGCGTTGAACATCCCTCAAGACAAACTGGCCGCCCGCGTGGGCGAGCTGGAAAAGCACAAGGCCAAGACCATCATTCTGGTCGACGCCCTGGGTCAGCACGCCGGCACCCATGCTCGCGAGCTGATGAAGTCCGGCTTCACCGCCGCCAAGCTGTCCGGCGGCGTTGGCAGCTGGAAAGCCGACAACCTGCCGCTGGTGAAGTGATATGGCTGCCGTCGTCGTCTATTCCAGCGATTACTGCCCCTACTGCTCGCGGGCCAAGTACCTGCTCGAGAACAAAGGCGTAGCCTTCGAAGAGATCAAGGTCGACGGCAAGCCGCAGGTTCGCGCCGAAATGGCCCAGAAGGCCGGGCGCACGTCCGTGCCGCAGATCTGGATCGGCAGCACGCATGTGGGCGGTTGTGACGATTTGTTCGCCCTGGAGCGCGCCGGCAAGCTCGACGCGCTGCTCGCGGCCTGACTGACCACCCAAGATCAGCAAACCCTACATGACCCGAGATCAAGAAGGATCTGAGATGACTGACCAACAGAACACCGCTGCGACCGAAGACGAATCCGCACCGCAATTCTCGCTGCAGCGCATCTATGTGCGTGACCTGTCTTTCGAAGCTCCGAAAAGCCCGGCGATCTTCCGCCAGCAGTGGGAGCCGAGCGTCGGCCTGGACCTGAACACCCGTCAGAAGGCGCTGGAAGAAGGTTTCCACGAAGTCGTGCTGACCCTGTCGGTCACCGTGAAGAACGGTGACGAAGTGGCGTTCATCGCCGAAGTGCAACAGGCCGGTATCTTCCTGATCAAGAACCTGGACGACGCTTCGATGAGCCACACCCTGGGCGCGTTCTGCCCGAACATCCTGTTCCCGTACGCTCGCGAAGCGCTGGACAGCCTGGTGACCCGCGGTTCGTTCCCGGCCCTGATGCTGGCTCCGGTGAACTTCGACGCGCTGTACGCGCAAGAGCTGCAACGCCTGCAGGCGGCCGGTGAAAACACCGTTCAATAAGAGCTTCGCCCGAGCATGAAAAAAGCGCCGTTAAAGGCGCTTTTTTCATGCTCGGGCGAAACATTCGGGTAGGAGCGAGGCTTGCCCGCGATGGGGCCGGCGCGAAACGTCTGAAGCACCGCGTTATCCTTCATCGCGAGCAAGCTTCGCTTCTACAGAGGCTTATTTGAACCCCAGCTGGCGCCAGGCTTCGTAGACGGCCACCGCCACGGTGTTGGACAGGTTCAGGCTGCGGCAGCCTTCGCGCATGGGCAGGCGCAGGCGTTGTTCGGCGGGCAGGGCCTCCAGCACTTCGGCGGGCAGGCCGCGGCTTTCCGGGCCGAACAGGAAGGCATCGCCTTCGGCGAAGCTGGCGTCGTGGAAAGGTCGCGAGCCCTTGGTGGTGAAGGCGAACAGGCGCGGATGGCCTAGGCTTTCAAGACAGCTGGCGAGGTCGGCATGGCGTTGCAGGGTGGCATATTCGTGGTAGTCGAGGCCGGCCCGGCGCAGGCGCTTGTCGTCCATTTCGAAACCCAGTGGCTCGATCAAATGCAGGTGGCAGCCGCTATTGGCGCACAGCCTGATTACGTTGCCGGTATTCGGCGGAATTTCTGGTTGAAAAAGGATGACGTGAAACATGCACGGCTCCGAAGAAAAAGACAGGCCGCATTCTACGCCTGAAGCGGACTCCAGGCCGAAGCTAATGCTGCGGGTGTTCGGCTCGCTGGCGATCTTTGGCGTGATGGTCGGGCTGATGATCGGTCGCCTGACGACCCCGGACCCCACCGAGCTGCAGGACGTGCAGGTCCAGCCCAATGCCCTGGTGGTGTGGTTCAACAACGAGCCCAAAGTCCATGGCGAGCACGTCGACGGGGCCGTGGCGCTGCTGTTCGAAGCCGAGGGGCGAGCGCAGAAGGGCCAGTTGAAGATCAACGACAAGGATGCCAACTGGCGGGTGCGGGCGGCTAAGGAAGGGTTGCTGCTGAACGTGGTCGCGGCGCGGGCGCTGCACGCCGAGTGGTCGGGCAGCGAGGTCGACGGGCGCTGGCGCCTGGAAGTCCAGCTGCGCGAGGAATAAAAGAGGGGATTCCCGGCCTGCCTGTACCAAGGTCCCCAAAAGCGTGAGGGCGGGGCGCTGATTGCGCCGGGCCCGGTGTAAAGAGGGGAAGCCCCGGCCTGCCTGTACCAAGGTTCCCAAAAGCGTGGGGGCAGCGCTGATTGCGCTGGGCCCGGTGTAAAGAGGGAATCCCCGGCCTGCCTGTACCAAGGTTCCCGAAACGGGTGGGGCTCGTCGCTGTGAGCGTGATGAGCCCGGGTGTTAAAGAGGGAATCCCTGGCCTGCCTGTACCAGGGTTCCCCAAACCGGGTGGAACCCGTCGCTGCGAGCGGTATGGGTTCCGGGTGTAAAGAAGGGGATTCTCGGCCTGCCTGTACCAAGGTCCCCAAAACGGGTGAGTGACTGCACTCGTGATCTTGTCTTTGCAGGGGGCGTGCCAATTCTGGCTTAAACGGTTAAGCGAATTTTCAAGAAATGCTGAAAGCCCCGGTTTACGGGGCTTTTGTCGTTCTATGGATTTGTTCTTGCCGGTAATGTCGACGGCGTCTGAGCTGAAATCCCATGCCCGGCCACGCATTTCGGCAGTGCAGGCTCACCATTGCGGTGCACAAAAAGCATCGCGGGCAAGCCTCGCTCCTACAGAACACCTTCATCTGCAGGAGCGAGGCTTGCCCGCGATTGGCTCTGTCACTCGACACAGCACGAATGCCTTGCACTGTAGCCACTGCCGCAGGCTGCGATCGCGACCGAAGGGCGCGCAGGATCTCAAGATCGCTGAAGGCCTTCGGCCTTATCGCAGCCTGCGGCAGCGGCTACAGGCTTACAGCGGCTCAGCCCTCGTCGCTGTCGTCGTCATCCCCGCCATCGACCTTCATCCCCAACTCCTTGATCTTGCGCGTCAGGGTGTTGCGACCCCAGCCCAGCAGCACGGCGGCGTCGCGACGGCGGCCGGCGGTGTGCTTGAGGGCGGTTTCGATCATGATCCGCTCGAAACTCGGCACCGCGCTGTCCAGCAGGCTCGACTGGCCGCGTGCCAGGGCCTGGTCGGCCCACTGGCGCAGGGCCTGTTCCCAGTTGGTCACCGGCGCCGAATCCTGCGGCAGGCTCAGCAGCTCCGGCGGCAGGTCGCTGATATGCACCTCGCGACCCGAAGCCATCACGGTGATCCAGCGGCAGGTGTTCTCCAGCTGGCGCACGTTGCCGGGCCACGGCAGGTTCTTCAGGTATTCCTCGGTCTCGCTTTTCAGCAGCTTGGGCTCGACGGCCAGCTCCTGGGCGGCGCGGCTGAGGAAGTGCTTGGCCAGGGTCGGGATGTCTTCGCGACGGTCCGACAGGCGCGGGATATGGATGCGGATCACGTTCAGGCGGTGGAACAGGTCCTCACGGAACTTGCCGGCGTGCACCAGGGTTTCCAGGTTCTGGTGGGTCGCGGCGATGATGCGCACGTCGACCTTGACCGGCGTATGCCCGCCGACCCGGTAGAACTCGCCGTCGGCCAGCACCCGCAGCAGGCGGGTCTGGGTGTCGGCCGGCATGTCGCCGATCTCGTCGAGGAACAGGGTGCCGCCGTCGGCCTGCTCGAAGCGCCCGCGCCGCAGGTTGGCCGCGCCGGTGAAGGCGCCTTTTTCATGGCCGAACAGCTCGGATTCCATTAGGTCCTTGGGGATCGCCGCCATGTTCAGGGCGATGAACGGCGAAGCCGCCCGTGGGCTGTGACGGTGCAGCGCGTGGGCCACCAGCTCTTTACCGGTACCGGACTCACCGTTGATCAGCACGGTAATGTTGGAGTGGCTGAGGCGACCGATGGCGCGAAACACCTCCTGCATCGCCGGCGCTTCACCGATGATTTCTGGGGTGCGGGCCAGCGCGGGGATCACCTCCAGGCCCTGCTGCTCCTGGGCGTGCTGGTTGGCGCGCTTGACCAGGGACACCGCTTCGTCGACATCGAACGGCTTGGGCAGGTACTCGAAGGCGCCGCCCTGGTAGGAAGCGACAGCGCTGTCCAGGTCGGAGTGCGCGGTCATGATGATCACCGGCAGGCGCGGGTGCTGCTCGCGGATCCGCGCCAGCAGGTCCAGGCCACTGGCGCCGGGCATACGAATATCGGAGATGATCACGTCCGGCTGCTGGCGGGCCAGGCGACTCATCACACCATCGGCGCTATCGAAGCTCTGGGTGGTCATGCCTTCCTGTTGCAAGGCTTTCTCCAGAACCCAACGGATAGAACGGTCGTCATCGACGATCCACACGGTTTCACTACGGCTCATGTCGATGGGGCTCCTTGTTCCAGTGGCAGAAAGATCGAGAACGTGGTGTGGCCGGGATGGCTGTCACACTCGATCAGGCCCTGGTGCTGGCTGATGATGTTCTGGGTAATGGCCAGGCCCAGCCCGGTACCGTCCGGACGACCGCTGACCATGGGGAAGAAGATGGTTTCCTGGAGTTCCGCGGGGATCCCCGGGCCGTTGTCGATGATCTCGATCTTGGTCACCAGGCGGTGGCGCACATGGCCGATGGTGAACTGGCGCATGGTGCGGGTACGCAGGCAGATACGGCCCAGGCGCAGCTCGTTCTGGCTGCTGATGGCCTGCATCGCGTTGCGCACGATGTTGAGCACCGCCTGGATCATCTGTTCGCGGTCGATCAATACATCGGGAATGCTTGGGTCGTAGTCGCGCACCAGGGTGATGCAGCCCTGGCTTTCGGCTTCCACCAGGCTGCTCACGCGCTCCAGCACTTCGTGCACGTTGCACAGGGCCAGCGACGGCAGCTTGTTGGAGCCGAGCATGCGGTCCACCAGGTTACGCAGGCGGTCGGCCTCTTCGATGATGACGTTGGTGTAGTCCTTGAGGTTCTCGTCCGGCAGTTCGCGGGCCAGCAGCTGGGCGGCGCCGCGAATCCCGCCGAGGGGGTTCTTGATCTCGTGGGCCAGGCCGCGCACCAGCATCTTGCTGGTTTCCTGCTTGGACAGCTGGGCCTCTTCCTTGGTGATCCGCAGCAGGCGGTCGCGGGGGTGGACTTCCAGCAACAGCAGGGTGTCGCCATTGCTCAGGATCGGCGTCACGGCGTAGTCCACGGTCAGGGTCTGGCCGGTCAGCGCGGTGAGCATGGCCTCGCGCTTGGTGAACGGGTGCGCCTGTTGCACCGCCTGGCGCAGGGAGCTCAGGGCTTCGGCCGATTCGGTGAACAGTTCGCTGATGAATTGCCCATGGCTGCGCTGGCCACTGATAGCCAGCAACATCTCCGCCGCCGGGTTCATGTACTCAAGGCGCAGGTCGGCGTTGAGCAGGATGGTCGCGGTGGTCAGGTTGTCGAGTAGCAAGCGGTGCAATTGATCGCTGATGGTCATTAGGACCTCTTTTGGAGCATGGCGCGCGCGTGGACAGAGCGCTGTCATCGGGAAAATGCAAAAACCAAACCAAGGCTCCGAAAAGAAGCGCCCGCGCCCTGAAACAGCCGTTTGAAGTGCTCTTTCGCAGCGTTTTGCCGGCTTGGCTGGGTACTTTCGAACCAAAATGGGCTGCGGATGAATGAAGGTGCAGCTTGATGCACCAATATAGTGCGATTTCTTTGGCGGTGCGCTAAAGAATGGCCAGGGCCAAAGGTGCAGAGCCAACGCAAAAAAGGCCCGCTTGCTGGCGGGCCTGGAAGAATGCGACGGATGGCGTATCAGTGGGCGGGATGTGGGTCCTTGTCGATAGCCGGCTGCGTGGTGATCGGCTCATCGTTCAGCAGCGTGGCGCGGGGTTCCCGGGCCAGTTCGTCGGCGTCCGCCTGCTCGGCGGTAGACAGGTCGGCGGCGTTGTGGCCGATGCGCTTGAGCAGCAGGAGCATGCACACCAGGGACACCAGGGCATAGCAGGCCGAGGCGATGGCCACGCCGACAATGCTTCCGGTGTTATTGAGAATGCCCTGGGCCAGGACCGGCGTGGCGCCGCCCACCAGCAGGGAGCAGAGCTGGTAGGAAATCGACAGGCCGCTGTAGCGCACCTTGGTCGGGAAGGCGCGGGCCAGGATGCCGCCGACGGCGCCATAGAACATCGAGTGCGGCACGGTGGCCAGGCACATGCCGAGCACGGCGATCCAGTAGACGCCGGTTTCCACGGCGAAGAACATCGCCGGCATCAGGAAAAATTCCGGCAGCACCATCAGCACCACCGCCTTGCGCATATCCATCCGGGAAACCAGCAGCGCGCCCAGGGGCTGGGTGATGAACTGCACCACCAGGGCGATGACGATCACGC
Protein-coding sequences here:
- a CDS encoding rhodanese-like domain-containing protein — protein: MVAHLIQFATEHYLLVGAFVILLALLIAHELSRGGRSLSTRELTALVNSEQGVVIDIRPSKDFAAGHIVGALNIPQDKLAARVGELEKHKAKTIILVDALGQHAGTHARELMKSGFTAAKLSGGVGSWKADNLPLVK
- the grxC gene encoding glutaredoxin 3; the protein is MAAVVVYSSDYCPYCSRAKYLLENKGVAFEEIKVDGKPQVRAEMAQKAGRTSVPQIWIGSTHVGGCDDLFALERAGKLDALLAA
- the secB gene encoding protein-export chaperone SecB, with amino-acid sequence MTDQQNTAATEDESAPQFSLQRIYVRDLSFEAPKSPAIFRQQWEPSVGLDLNTRQKALEEGFHEVVLTLSVTVKNGDEVAFIAEVQQAGIFLIKNLDDASMSHTLGAFCPNILFPYAREALDSLVTRGSFPALMLAPVNFDALYAQELQRLQAAGENTVQ
- the trmL gene encoding tRNA (uridine(34)/cytosine(34)/5-carboxymethylaminomethyluridine(34)-2'-O)-methyltransferase TrmL; the protein is MFHVILFQPEIPPNTGNVIRLCANSGCHLHLIEPLGFEMDDKRLRRAGLDYHEYATLQRHADLASCLESLGHPRLFAFTTKGSRPFHDASFAEGDAFLFGPESRGLPAEVLEALPAEQRLRLPMREGCRSLNLSNTVAVAVYEAWRQLGFK
- the ntrC gene encoding nitrogen regulation protein NR(I), which produces MSRSETVWIVDDDRSIRWVLEKALQQEGMTTQSFDSADGVMSRLARQQPDVIISDIRMPGASGLDLLARIREQHPRLPVIIMTAHSDLDSAVASYQGGAFEYLPKPFDVDEAVSLVKRANQHAQEQQGLEVIPALARTPEIIGEAPAMQEVFRAIGRLSHSNITVLINGESGTGKELVAHALHRHSPRAASPFIALNMAAIPKDLMESELFGHEKGAFTGAANLRRGRFEQADGGTLFLDEIGDMPADTQTRLLRVLADGEFYRVGGHTPVKVDVRIIAATHQNLETLVHAGKFREDLFHRLNVIRIHIPRLSDRREDIPTLAKHFLSRAAQELAVEPKLLKSETEEYLKNLPWPGNVRQLENTCRWITVMASGREVHISDLPPELLSLPQDSAPVTNWEQALRQWADQALARGQSSLLDSAVPSFERIMIETALKHTAGRRRDAAVLLGWGRNTLTRKIKELGMKVDGGDDDDSDEG
- the glnL gene encoding nitrogen regulation protein NR(II), with amino-acid sequence MTISDQLHRLLLDNLTTATILLNADLRLEYMNPAAEMLLAISGQRSHGQFISELFTESAEALSSLRQAVQQAHPFTKREAMLTALTGQTLTVDYAVTPILSNGDTLLLLEVHPRDRLLRITKEEAQLSKQETSKMLVRGLAHEIKNPLGGIRGAAQLLARELPDENLKDYTNVIIEEADRLRNLVDRMLGSNKLPSLALCNVHEVLERVSSLVEAESQGCITLVRDYDPSIPDVLIDREQMIQAVLNIVRNAMQAISSQNELRLGRICLRTRTMRQFTIGHVRHRLVTKIEIIDNGPGIPAELQETIFFPMVSGRPDGTGLGLAITQNIISQHQGLIECDSHPGHTTFSIFLPLEQGAPST